In Coriobacteriia bacterium, the genomic stretch CGGTAGAAATTGCCGCAGAAAACGCGCGCGTCAATCGCGTGAAGAACGCGAGTTTCGTATGTGCAGATGCAGGGGAGTACCTGACGAAATCCCAGGAGGCATTCGATGTCGTCATCCTCGATCCGCCACGCGCCGGCGCTTCCGAGGAGTTTCTGGCAAGCGTCCTGGTTGCCGCGCCTCGTCGCATCGTATACGTTAGCTGCAATCCCACCACGCAGCTGCGCGATATCGAGCGTCTTATGCCTGCCTACCATGTGAGCAGGCTCGTGGGTGTCGACATGTTTCCTCACACCAAGCACCTCGAGAGCATCGCATTGCTCGAAAGAAACTAAGCTGCCCCTTTGTCATCCGACCGCGCAGCCTCCATATTGTCATTTCGAGCGAAGCGAAGTCGAGAAATCTCACCATCCTATACGGCGAGAGAGATTCCTCGACTTCGGCGCTATGCGCCTGCGCTCGAAATGACAAGGGGCCATTCATCACTCAAAGTAGTGGAGACGAACTTTTCTCTTCACTCTCATGCGAAAGCGTGATATATTACTTTTTCGCGTGCTCTAAGAGATTCTGCGTGTCCAGGCGACGCGCTTGCTAGAAAGGTTTGAGACGATGGCAGTACCTAAGCGTAAAACAGGCAGGATGAGGACCCATTCTCGTCGTTCTTCCAACGACGTATGCAAGACGGCTGCGCGTTCCGTTTGCCCGCAGTGCGGCGAGGTCAAGCTTCCGCATACCGTTTGCCCGAGCTGCGGCTATTACAAGGGCCGAGAGGTTCTCGTCGTCGAGGACTAACGGCAATATACACATTGCATGTAATCCTGCAGATGGTCATCCGTTTGCAGGATTATTTCTTTATTCTGAGAAAAACTGGTTGTGAGGCGGGTTGATGAGCATGGATGAAATCAAGGTCGTCGTAGATGCGCAGGGTGGTGACAATGCCCCCGGCGTTGTTCTCGAGGGCGTTGCTCAGGCGGTAGCGCAAGATCCCTCGATCACCGTCATCCTTACGGGTGCCGAGGACGTCATCGTCCCCTTCGCAGCCGAGCACGCCAACGTCGTGGCCCATCCCACCACCGAGGTCATCGAGATGGGCGAGCACCCGGCAGAGGCCGTGCGCCGCAAGAAGGACTCCTCGATTGTCGTGGGATGTCGCCTGGTCAAGGAGGGCGAGGCGGGTGGCTTCTTCTCCGCGGGTTCCACGGGCGCGTGCATGTCTGCGGCTACGCTCGTCATCGGCCGCATCAAGGGCGTCAAGCGTCCGGCCATCGCGACGGTGCTGCCATCGCCCGTGGCCAAGGTCGTCTTCACCGACATGGGCGCCAATGCCGATTGCAAGCCCGAATACCTCGTCCAGTTTGCGCGCATGGCGCGCGTATACGCGCAGGTTGCGCTCGGCGTCGAGAATCCGAGTGTTGGTTTGCTCAACATTGGCGAGGAGGAGACAAAGGGCTCCGAGTTCGCGCAGGAATGCCACAAGCTCATGAAGGAGCACGTTCCCAACTTCAAGGGCAATGCCGAAGGCGGCAATCTTGCGTTAGGCGGCTTCGATGTCATCGTAACCGATGGCTTTACCGGCAACGTCGCCCTCAAGGTCTACGAGGGCGTCGGCAAGGCGCTGCTCGTCGGTCTCAAGGAGACCATCTACTCGACGACCAAGTCGAAGATTGGCGGCTTGCTCATCAAGGACGCACTGTCCGCATTCAAGGAAGACCTCTCGGCCGATAAGTACGGCGGTGCCCAATTGCTTGGATGCAAGGGCGTATGTCTCATCGGGCATGGTTCGAGCAATGCGAAGGCGATTTGCAGTGGCGTGCTCGCAACGGCAGATGCGATTCGGCAGGATATGCCCAAGCGTCTTGCGCAAGCGCTGGCCGGCGACGGCGTGACAGAGGAAGTGCTCTAATATGGCCAATGAGGAAGTGCTCGCATCGCATGCGAGCGAGATAGCCAAGGCCGAGGAAATCCTTGGCTATCAGTTCAAGGACAAGCCTCTGCTCGGAGCTGCCATCACGCATCCGTCTGCGCGTGACAGGGAGAAGGCTCTCTACGATTACGAGCGCCTCGAGTTTTTGGGTGACTCCATCCTGGGTGCCATCACGGCGATATTTCTTTTCAAGCAATATCCCGATCTTGATGAGGGTGGTCTCACGCGCATCAAAGTTTCGCTCGTCTCGGGCAAGAGCCTCTCGCGCGTCGCCCGTGACGAGGGCATCGCCGACTGCATCATCTTCGGAGAAAGCGAGGCGGGTACTGACAAGCGCGGTCTCTCCTCGGCGCTCGAGAACGTCTACGAGTCGCTTGTCGCGGCACTCTATCTCGATGGTGGCATGGACGCGGCATATGCATGGGTGTCGCGCTCGCTGTTCATACATGCGGATCGCAAGCTCGCCTCGGTGCCAGAAAGCCCCAAATCCTCGTTGCAGGAGCTGCTGCAAATCGATGGCAGGCAACCGCATTACGAGATTACCGGCTTCGATGGTCCACCGCATGACCGTACCTTCTTCGCGCAGGCATTCGTCGACGACGAGATGATTGGCGAGGGAAGCGGCAAATCCAAGAAGCAAGCCGAGTCCGCTGCGGCTCAAGCTGCGCTCGACATGTTTGCGGAAAAGAAGGCGTGAATCGCTCCGCATGCGGGGCATTCGTGCGTCCATGGCGGTGCGTGTCTGCGGCCCTGTGGTAAACTCTACAGGTTTATCCGTTTGCCACGCGTACAAGGGAAATCGTGTACCTCAAGTCACTCGTTCTCAAGGGTTTCAAGTCGTTTGCCGACCGAGCCGTTCTCTCGCTCGAGCCGGGGATGACGGTTGTCGTCGGCCCTAACGGATCGGGTAAATCGAACATCTCCGATGCCGTCTTATGGGTCCTGGGCGAGCAAAGCGCCAAGCAGCTGCGCGGCCAGGCCATGGAGGACGTCATCTTCGCCGGATCGTCTGCCCGCCAGGCAGTCGGCCTGGCCGAGGTCGACCTCGTGCTCGACAACTCCGATGGCACGCTACCCCTCGATTTCAACGAGGTCGTCGTCACGCGCCGCATGTATCGCAGCGGCGAGAGCGAGTACCTCATCAATGGTTCGCCATCGCGTCTCATGGACGTGCTCGACATCCTCAACGATTCCGGTCTCGGCCGCGATACGCACTCGATCATCTCGCAGGGCTCGCTGCAAAACGTGCTACGTGCTCGTCCCGAGGATCGCCGCCTGCTCATCGAGGAGGCCGCGGGCATCCTCAAGCACAAGAAACGCAAGGAGCGTTCCGCACGCAAGCTCAAGAACATGGACGCCGAGCTCCAGCGCGTGCACGACATCGCGGGAGAGATCGACCGTCAGCTCAAGCCGCTCGAGCGTCAGGCGAGCCGTGCCCGTCAACACGAGCAGCTCTCCGAGGAGCTCAAGTCCGTCGAGCTTTCGCTTGCCGTCGATGACCTGCGCAGGCTCCAGGAGAGTTGGCGCGAGACCGAGCGCCTGGAGAAGGAAGCCGATTCGCTCGTGGAGCTCGCGCGCTTCCGCGTCGACGAGAAGAACCGCGAGCTCGAGAAATACCAGCATCTGCTTGAGGAGAAGGGTCTGTTCGCAGGCGACATAGCCGAGCAACGTCGCCGCTGCCAGACGGCCCTCGACCGTCTCGACTCGGGCATGCTCCTGCTCGAGGAGAAGGGCCGCAACATGGTGACGCGCCTTTCCGAGCTGCGCCAGGCGG encodes the following:
- the rnc gene encoding ribonuclease III; its protein translation is MANEEVLASHASEIAKAEEILGYQFKDKPLLGAAITHPSARDREKALYDYERLEFLGDSILGAITAIFLFKQYPDLDEGGLTRIKVSLVSGKSLSRVARDEGIADCIIFGESEAGTDKRGLSSALENVYESLVAALYLDGGMDAAYAWVSRSLFIHADRKLASVPESPKSSLQELLQIDGRQPHYEITGFDGPPHDRTFFAQAFVDDEMIGEGSGKSKKQAESAAAQAALDMFAEKKA
- a CDS encoding phosphate acyltransferase PlsX, which produces MSMDEIKVVVDAQGGDNAPGVVLEGVAQAVAQDPSITVILTGAEDVIVPFAAEHANVVAHPTTEVIEMGEHPAEAVRRKKDSSIVVGCRLVKEGEAGGFFSAGSTGACMSAATLVIGRIKGVKRPAIATVLPSPVAKVVFTDMGANADCKPEYLVQFARMARVYAQVALGVENPSVGLLNIGEEETKGSEFAQECHKLMKEHVPNFKGNAEGGNLALGGFDVIVTDGFTGNVALKVYEGVGKALLVGLKETIYSTTKSKIGGLLIKDALSAFKEDLSADKYGGAQLLGCKGVCLIGHGSSNAKAICSGVLATADAIRQDMPKRLAQALAGDGVTEEVL
- a CDS encoding 50S ribosomal protein L32, whose product is MAVPKRKTGRMRTHSRRSSNDVCKTAARSVCPQCGEVKLPHTVCPSCGYYKGREVLVVED